The Scatophagus argus isolate fScaArg1 chromosome 20, fScaArg1.pri, whole genome shotgun sequence genome window below encodes:
- the LOC124052126 gene encoding uncharacterized protein LOC124052126: protein METLPAETALGESMVNMGSDESVLILIKHCQDMKQQETRLRLITLLLLLSCTALVLIFICGTNLRSHENSASSGRQLEPSPAYSLQKRVCPADPPNPLANFQRLHIHLRSLYTNETTDGLYIKWNAMFGEKYDQERRAIVIPEGGFYFVYVRFALRCHEQDRTVNTKRFIVELHKWNKGYQKTVILMDAWDGVSCTSEGSRTMFVGQLFDLLEGDHVSVWISEGYKLITRSSFGAYRT from the exons ATGGAAACACTGCCAGCTGAAACTGCCCTTGGGGAGTCAATGGTAAATATGGGCTCGGATGAGTCTGTGCTCATACTCATCAAACACTGCCAGGACATGAAGCAACAGGAGACACGGCTCAGGCTCATcactctgcttctgctgctcagctgtACGGCACTTGTGTTAATTTTCATCTGTGGCACTAATTTAAGATCACATGAAAACTCTGCATCCAGTGGG AGACAACTTGAACCAAGTCCAGCCTACTCTTTGCAAAAGAGAGTGTGTCCTGCAG ATCCTCCTAATCCTCTAGCAAACTTCCAAAGACTGCACATTCATCTca GGTCCTTGTATACAAACGAAACCACGGATGGACTATACATCAAATGGAATGCCATGTTTGGTGAAAAATACGACCAAGAGAGACGTGCCATTGTGATTCCCGAGGGAGGCTTCTATTTTGTCTATGTGAGGTTTGCTTTAAGATGCCACGAACAGGATAGAACTGTAAACACCAAAAGGTTCATTGTAGAGCTGCACAAGTGGAATAAAGGTTACCAGAAGACTGTAATCCTGATGGATGCCTGGGATGGTGTATCATGCACTTCAGAAGGCTCCAGGACCATGTTCGTGGGACAGCTTTTTGATTTGCTGGAAGGAGatcatgtgagtgtgtggattAGTGAGGGCTACAAACTAATCACAAGATCATCATTTGGTGCTTATCGCACATAG